The Sporosarcina sp. Te-1 DNA window TATATGTTCTTATTAGGCGCGATTCTAGCTTTAATCATCTTCCTCTTCCGGATCGGTTTGCCTGAATCTCCTCGTTGGCTCATTTCAAAAGGCCGGGAAAAGGAAGCGCAAGAGGTTATCTTCAATATTACAGGCAGTCGAGTAGATGTTAAACCGGAACCAAAAACGAAAAAAGTGCCGCTCAGCACGTTGTTCTCTAAAAAGCTGATTAAACGGACCATCTTTGTTTCAGGATTCTGGTTCTGTTATTCCACTTCGTACTATGGCATTTCCATGTATACACCGACTATTTTGTCAGCGTTTACACAAGGCGATCTTCATAAAACATACGTTGCGTCTTCAATCGTCAGCATCCTCGGATTATTGGGTGCCATCATTGGGATGAACCTCGTTGAACGGTGGGGACGTCGTCCGCTGCTGATCACTTCATTCGCAGGTTTGACAGCGGGTCTTGCAGTGTTAACATTCAATCCGCATCCGACGCTCGTATTCTTGGTCGTTCTTTTCAGTATCGCAGTTCTTTTCGCCAACATGGGAGGCGGCATTTTGAATTTCGTGTATCCAACGGAACTATTCCCGACGAGCCTGCGTGCCGGGGCATCGGGATTTGCCACGTCCGTTAGCCGGATCGGTTCCATCTTAGGTGTACTGGTATTCCCGAATGTCGTGGCACTATGGGGCAATGCTGCCGCGCTAGGCGTGTTTGCCGGCGTTGCGCTTCTTGGTCTTTTGATCACTTACACACTAGCACCAGAAACAAAGGGTATTAAACTGGAAGAAATCAATGCAGAGTTTGAAACGGCGAAAAAGCTGAACTAAGAGGAGGCATTCCGAATGGAGAAATGGTTAAGTCTTTGGTCAGCCGGCCAAGAAAAGACAGCTGAAGATATGGCAGCGTTAAAAAACGCCGGTTTTGACGGGGTTGAAATTTGGGCAGAGCATCTGACGGCCGAGAAAGATATGGAACTGGCGAAGGAAGCGGGGCTGAAAATTGGGTTGCACCTTCCTTTTCATGATTTGAATTTGGCGTCGCCTTATGAAGAAGTGGAGAGCTTGATATTCCGCGTCAATCAGCAATGGTTTGAGAAGCTTGCGTCGTATGGAGGGGGACATGCTGTCATTCATGGCGGCATGGCCTGGGCTTCTGAAGGCCGGGAAGAAGCGAAACGGCTTGTCATCGATCGTCTCACCCGTACTCGACAGATGGCTGAAGAGCTTGGCAACAAGCTGTTATTTGAAAACCAGATACCAGACGGGTTAAACTATACACATATTTTCCCTTCGTCTGTCGAAGAATGGCTGGAGATTTTGGAGGCAAGTGGAACAGAGGCTTGTCTGGATACTGGCCATCTGGCTGTGCTCGGTGCACCGCTGGTAGAAACGGTGTCTCGTTTAGGGAAGCGGCTTGTTTCCGTCCACTTCTCCGATAATGATGCAAAAGGAGATTTGCATCAATTGCCGGGTGAAGGAATCACAGGAATTGATACGGCTAAATTGATGGACGTGTTGCATGAAAACCAATTTGATGGACCGATTGTGTTTGAAATCAATCCATACACATATAATTTGGAAGATATCATCCGGCATCCGTCTGCGCAATTTTCAAATTGATGACAGGCTGCCAGGATGAGTGGATCAGGGGGTGAGCGGATGGAATGGTTGCAGTTGGCAGATATTGAAATGATTACAAAGCTCAGCATTTCGGCGGTTCTTGGTTTGGTCATTGGATTAGAGCGGGAGTTGAAGCGAAAGCCGCTTGGGTTGAAAACGAGTCTCGTCATTTCGATCATCAGCTGTTTGCTGACCATCGTTTCTGTGGAGTCGGCCTATACGTTTCCGGGCAGTGATGATGTCCGGATACAGATGGACCCGCTCAGACTGGCAGCACAAATTGTATCCGGCATCGGATTTCTCGGCGCGGGTGTTATCCTGCGGCGGGATAATGAACGGATATCCGGATTGACCACGGCGGCGATGATTTGGGGAGCAGCCGGAATCGGCATCGCAGTGGGAGCAGGTTTTTACGTCGAAGCGGTCTTCGGCGTTCTTCTCCTTTTGATCGGTGTGGAACTGATTCCGCTTCTCATCATCCGTTTTGGGCCGAAACATTTGAAAAAAAGGGATTTGACGATCCGAGTTACTGTGAATCAGCCGGAAGGCATCGAAACGGTAATGGAAGAACTCAAGAGACAGAAGTTCTTTATCTCGCAGTCGAGAATCAAGGATGTGCAGGATAATCAGCAATTGATAGAAGTGAAAACCAGAGTGAACGTAAGACACTCAGTCCCGCAGATTTACTCGATGATCAAGAAGATCCAATATGTAAAAAACGTAGAAATTATCAGCTGACAGCGAGGGGAGCAGATTGACGAAAGGTTTTATATTTGATCTGGATGGGACGATTTACTTGGATGATGACACAATTCCAGGAGTTCCAGAAGCAATCCAGGCATTGAAAAAAAGAGGGGACAAAGTCGTCTTTTTGACGAATAAATCAATTGCCCGTCGGACCGATTATGTAACAAAGCTAAATAAAATGGGCATTCAAGTCGAGTTGGATGAAGTTATCAATTCCAACTATATTACAGCCCATTATTTGAAGAATACGATGACTCCAGGCGATGCGGCGTATGTTATTGGAGAACAGCCGTTATTCGATGAACTGCAGGAAGCCGGCATTCAGTTGGCATCCGAAGCGGCAGACGCTTCTCATGTTATTTTGGGATGGGATCGCCAGTTTACCTACGAGAAGTTGAATGACGCGTTCCAAGCATGGCGAAACGGGGCTGAAATCCTCGCGACGAATCCAGACCGGACTTGTCCTGTGCAAGGGGGAGAAATACCGGATTGCGGCGCGATGATCGGAGCATTAGAGGGAGCGACCGGAGAGCCCGTGACACAAATTACGGGCAAACCTTCCGCTTTGATGTCATCGTATGTACTAGAACATGTGTTGCATATGGAAGCGGACCAATGTTATATGGTCGGTGACCGATTGGAAACGGATATCCGGATGGCGAACGAAGCCGGCATCCATTCAGTACTTGTGATGACTGGCATCACGACTTCCGATATGCTGGAAGTCGCATCTGACCGTCCTTCGTTTGTTTTGGAGAGCGTAAGAGATATCGCTTCGTTATAAATCGAAATTCCACATGGCTGGATTGCCGGAAGACACCGCCAGGGCACCCGCTTCAAGTGCGGCATGGACCTCTGAGAGATCAGTAATGAGCCCGCCGGCGATAATCGGGAAATCAAGCTCCCGGCAAAGTTGGTCAATGATTTTTGGCATGATGCCGGGTAAGATTTCCACAGCATCCGGCTTACACGATTTCACCATTTCGATCCCTTTGTTAATAGCGCCCCAATCCAGCAAGAAAATCCGCTGAATTGTTTGTAATCCGACCTCGTGCGCCATTTTTACAATATGGCTTTTCGTTGTAATGATACCGGTCGGATTCCAATATTCCGCGACATAGCTGAGCGCATTTTTGGAATTGGAAAGCCCGTCAATGAAGTCGAGATGGAGAAATACATGCTTGTCGGCTGCACGCAATTGTTTTATGTAATCAGCGATCGTCATGAGATTTCCAGTCAATAAAAACACGATATTGGAATTGGAAGTTAAAGCGGCTTGCAGATCCTCTTCACTTTTGACAGAGGCGATCATTTGGGATTCGACCATGTCGACTAGACGCAAGTTGTTTCATCCTTTCTGGTAGATAGCCTACTCCTATACTATCACAAGGAAAGTACGGAAATATAGAATAGAATAAGGTCAAAGAGTAAAGAGAAGGCCATTGCAACCCTTGCATTTTTGCAGGGCTCTTGCAATGGCCATTTTTAATAGAGGAGTGTGTTGAATTTGAAGACTTTTTCTTTTATAGATCGCAAAGACATGTTGAATAAAATGGATCATCAACACTATGACGTCGTCATCGTCGGAGGCGGCATCACAGGAGTCGGTATTGCTCTGGACTGTGTAACACGAGGATTGAAGACTGCCCTGATTGAAATGCAGGACTTTGCGGCAGGGACGTCAAGCCGATCTACGAAATTGGTCCACGGGGGCTTGCGCTATTTGAAGCAGTTTGAAGTCGGCATGGTGGCGGAGGTCGGCAAAGAGCGGGAAGTGGTATATCGAAATGCGCCGCATGTGACGCATCCGGAGTGGATGTTATTGCCGATTTACAAAAAAGGCACGTTTGGAAAATACTCCACTTCGGTTGGGCTGAAAGTCTATGATTTCCTGGCTGGCGTCAAAAAGACAGAACGCCGGAAAATGCTGGATCGGAAGCAGACATTGGGACGGGAGCCATTGCTGAACCGCAACGGATTGCTAGGCAGCGGGTATTATGTGGAGTATCGGACGGATGACGCACGGTTAACGATTGAAGTGGCAAAGAAAGCGGCAGAGTTTGGGGCAGATCTTCTCAATTATGCTAAGGCAGAAGCATTTATTTATAACGGACAGGGAAACGTGAGCGGTCTGTATTTTGTGGATACATTAACCGGCATCCGCTACCGGATCCAAGGCACTCGAATTGTCAACGCAACCGGTCCATGGGTGGAAAGCGTGATTGGAATGGACCGAAAAATAGAAGGGAAGAGCTTGTTCCATTCAAAAGGCGTCCATATTGTACTAGATGAAAGCAAGTTTCCGCTGCGGCAAGCGGTTTATTTCGACACGCCGGACGGACGTATGGTATTTGCCATCCCGCGTAATGGAAAAACGTACATCGGGACAACAGACACGGAATATACGAAAGACCTTCAGCATCCACATGCCACTGAAGAGGATATTGCCTACTTGCTGGACTGCATTCACTTCATGTTCCCAGATGTCCAAGTGGGAAGAGGAGATGTCGAGTCCACGTGGGCTGGTGTCAGGCCGCTGATTCGCCAGGAAGGGAAAGGTCCATCTGAGATTTCGAGAAAAGATGAAATCTGGACATCCGAGACTGGCTTGATCACCATTGCAGGCGGCAAGTTAACGGGCTATCGGAAAATGGCGGAAACGGTGACAGATCTGCTATGTGAGCAATTGCAGGAGGAGGGCATTCCATGCAAGAAATCCGTGACAAAGGAACTTCGATTGTCCGGAGGAGATTTCCAGGATCCGCGCGATTATGATCGGTTTATTTCAGAGGAATCCCGGAAGCTGGCATCGCTCGGGATGTCGTTGGAAGATGCGACCAGCATGGCTGCCATGTATGGAACAAATACACGGTTGATCGCTAGTTTGGCGGACAAGGTGCTGGAGGATTCCCCGCTGCCTTTATCCATTCAGCTCGTCTTGCAATATGCCATGACCTATGAAATGACCTTGACTCCTGTCGACTTTTTTATGCGCCGGACCGGTGCGGTATTCTTTGATATCGAATGGGTGCGCAAATGGAAACAGGACGTCATCGACTATATGGCAGGATTTATGGAATGGACGCCGGGTGAGACCATGCAATATACACGAGCGTTAGATGAACGATTGGCGGAAGCTGCAAATTCATAAAATTACTCAAATTGAGGGGAGCAACCGGACAACCACTAGTTGGTGATCCGGTTGTTTTTCTGTTTTGTTGTCCAAATCAACACAAAAAAAGCCCGTATTGTCAAAGGATATTGAAAACAAATTCATGAGTCGGTAAAGTCAAACCATTGCTAGTTATTCCGAACTGGGAATGTAGATTCCGAGAGTCGGCAAGGAGGATAGGAAATGACCACAGTTGTTGCGATTACCGAAGAAACATTTTTTCGGGAAGTAATCGATAGCGAAGTACCGGTATTGGTCGACTTTTACGCAGACCGCTGTGGTCCTTGCGAAGTCATCGCTCCGATGTTGGAAGAGTTTTGCGTAGAGTACGAGGGAAAAGTGAAATTTACTAAGTTTCTCGTAGTCATTGACGAGGTGTTAACGAAATCCAACGAACTGGTGAACCGATATGATGTGATCGGATTTCCGACGCTTTTACTTTTCCAACAGGGTGAAGTGGTATCGTCCCATCTGGGAAGTTTGACCAGAAGTGAACTGATCGAGTTTCTAGGGACAGTTTTGAAATAAAGATAATAGGCAAGTCCGACCTTCA harbors:
- a CDS encoding MgtC/SapB family protein, whose protein sequence is MEWLQLADIEMITKLSISAVLGLVIGLERELKRKPLGLKTSLVISIISCLLTIVSVESAYTFPGSDDVRIQMDPLRLAAQIVSGIGFLGAGVILRRDNERISGLTTAAMIWGAAGIGIAVGAGFYVEAVFGVLLLLIGVELIPLLIIRFGPKHLKKRDLTIRVTVNQPEGIETVMEELKRQKFFISQSRIKDVQDNQQLIEVKTRVNVRHSVPQIYSMIKKIQYVKNVEIIS
- a CDS encoding co-chaperone YbbN, coding for MTTVVAITEETFFREVIDSEVPVLVDFYADRCGPCEVIAPMLEEFCVEYEGKVKFTKFLVVIDEVLTKSNELVNRYDVIGFPTLLLFQQGEVVSSHLGSLTRSELIEFLGTVLK
- a CDS encoding MFS transporter, with the translated sequence MAFDYLDSPADAKKLEKFQRKVKIVSAGGTFLDGFDLTIIAVAMPLILKQWSISPGEQSFLTASAIIGSFIGAAWLGRLTDSFGRKAMITIDLIAFVLFAVLTAVAPNVIWLIVFRFLLGIGIGADYPISATLVSEFSSTKNRGKQGTFLAAMWFVGAVVAYMSGILFAPLGDHAWRYMFLLGAILALIIFLFRIGLPESPRWLISKGREKEAQEVIFNITGSRVDVKPEPKTKKVPLSTLFSKKLIKRTIFVSGFWFCYSTSYYGISMYTPTILSAFTQGDLHKTYVASSIVSILGLLGAIIGMNLVERWGRRPLLITSFAGLTAGLAVLTFNPHPTLVFLVVLFSIAVLFANMGGGILNFVYPTELFPTSLRAGASGFATSVSRIGSILGVLVFPNVVALWGNAAALGVFAGVALLGLLITYTLAPETKGIKLEEINAEFETAKKLN
- a CDS encoding glycerol-3-phosphate dehydrogenase/oxidase, with the translated sequence MLNLKTFSFIDRKDMLNKMDHQHYDVVIVGGGITGVGIALDCVTRGLKTALIEMQDFAAGTSSRSTKLVHGGLRYLKQFEVGMVAEVGKEREVVYRNAPHVTHPEWMLLPIYKKGTFGKYSTSVGLKVYDFLAGVKKTERRKMLDRKQTLGREPLLNRNGLLGSGYYVEYRTDDARLTIEVAKKAAEFGADLLNYAKAEAFIYNGQGNVSGLYFVDTLTGIRYRIQGTRIVNATGPWVESVIGMDRKIEGKSLFHSKGVHIVLDESKFPLRQAVYFDTPDGRMVFAIPRNGKTYIGTTDTEYTKDLQHPHATEEDIAYLLDCIHFMFPDVQVGRGDVESTWAGVRPLIRQEGKGPSEISRKDEIWTSETGLITIAGGKLTGYRKMAETVTDLLCEQLQEEGIPCKKSVTKELRLSGGDFQDPRDYDRFISEESRKLASLGMSLEDATSMAAMYGTNTRLIASLADKVLEDSPLPLSIQLVLQYAMTYEMTLTPVDFFMRRTGAVFFDIEWVRKWKQDVIDYMAGFMEWTPGETMQYTRALDERLAEAANS
- a CDS encoding glycerol-3-phosphate responsive antiterminator, yielding MRLVDMVESQMIASVKSEEDLQAALTSNSNIVFLLTGNLMTIADYIKQLRAADKHVFLHLDFIDGLSNSKNALSYVAEYWNPTGIITTKSHIVKMAHEVGLQTIQRIFLLDWGAINKGIEMVKSCKPDAVEILPGIMPKIIDQLCRELDFPIIAGGLITDLSEVHAALEAGALAVSSGNPAMWNFDL
- a CDS encoding HAD-IIA family hydrolase; this encodes MTKGFIFDLDGTIYLDDDTIPGVPEAIQALKKRGDKVVFLTNKSIARRTDYVTKLNKMGIQVELDEVINSNYITAHYLKNTMTPGDAAYVIGEQPLFDELQEAGIQLASEAADASHVILGWDRQFTYEKLNDAFQAWRNGAEILATNPDRTCPVQGGEIPDCGAMIGALEGATGEPVTQITGKPSALMSSYVLEHVLHMEADQCYMVGDRLETDIRMANEAGIHSVLVMTGITTSDMLEVASDRPSFVLESVRDIASL
- a CDS encoding sugar phosphate isomerase/epimerase; this translates as MEKWLSLWSAGQEKTAEDMAALKNAGFDGVEIWAEHLTAEKDMELAKEAGLKIGLHLPFHDLNLASPYEEVESLIFRVNQQWFEKLASYGGGHAVIHGGMAWASEGREEAKRLVIDRLTRTRQMAEELGNKLLFENQIPDGLNYTHIFPSSVEEWLEILEASGTEACLDTGHLAVLGAPLVETVSRLGKRLVSVHFSDNDAKGDLHQLPGEGITGIDTAKLMDVLHENQFDGPIVFEINPYTYNLEDIIRHPSAQFSN